One region of Cyanobium sp. M30B3 genomic DNA includes:
- a CDS encoding sodium-dependent transporter yields the protein MPRISSRAERGDPPERWGSGLGFVLAAAGSAVGLGNLWGFAYRASQGGGGAFVLLYLLIVVLVCLPVLVAEMVLGRSTGHAPLLAPVTAGGRRWQPLGWLFLAAAVGILAYYAVLMGWTGRSLLHALLSPLPADIGAAQAYFASISSGGDAVLGHLFSLGLTGLVVAAGIRGGIERLTRWGMPLLFLLLLALALWAAALPEARQGYATFLLRWDASKLVDPATIRNAFTQAFFSIGTGIGAILAYAAYLDRRSGIPGEAAAVVGMDTAVGLMAGCVTFPVVASFGLGDVVSGSTVGALFIALPTGLASLGGAGRVVAVLFFALAYIAAITSSVSLLEVPASSLMDRVGWSRRRAVWLCVVLIAVLGLPSALDVGVLERMDALFGGVLLVAGGLAMALLLGWQAPGRYRADLLEAGSDPRQVRALLWALRWISPPVIAVGLVVSLADLLRSWAG from the coding sequence ATGCCCCGGATCAGCAGCCGTGCCGAGCGTGGGGATCCGCCGGAGCGCTGGGGCTCGGGCCTGGGCTTCGTGCTGGCGGCGGCGGGCAGCGCTGTGGGGCTCGGCAATCTCTGGGGTTTTGCCTACCGCGCCTCCCAGGGCGGAGGCGGCGCCTTTGTGCTGCTGTACCTGTTGATCGTGGTGCTGGTGTGTCTGCCGGTGCTGGTGGCTGAGATGGTGCTGGGCCGCAGCACCGGCCACGCCCCCCTGCTGGCGCCGGTCACCGCCGGAGGACGGCGCTGGCAGCCCCTGGGCTGGCTGTTCCTGGCTGCGGCGGTGGGGATCCTCGCGTACTACGCCGTGCTGATGGGCTGGACCGGCCGCAGCCTGCTGCATGCCCTGCTCAGCCCCCTGCCCGCCGACATCGGCGCCGCCCAGGCCTACTTCGCCTCGATCAGCAGCGGCGGCGACGCGGTGCTGGGCCACCTGTTCAGCCTGGGCCTCACCGGCCTGGTGGTGGCGGCGGGTATCCGCGGCGGCATTGAGCGACTCACCCGCTGGGGCATGCCGCTGCTATTTCTGCTGTTGCTGGCCCTGGCCCTCTGGGCTGCAGCCCTGCCGGAGGCGCGGCAGGGCTACGCCACCTTCCTGCTGCGCTGGGATGCCAGCAAGCTCGTGGATCCGGCCACGATCCGCAACGCCTTCACCCAGGCCTTCTTTTCGATCGGCACCGGCATCGGCGCGATCCTGGCCTACGCCGCCTATCTCGACCGCCGCAGCGGCATCCCCGGCGAGGCGGCGGCGGTGGTGGGCATGGACACGGCCGTGGGCCTGATGGCCGGCTGCGTCACCTTCCCCGTGGTGGCCAGCTTCGGGCTGGGGGATGTGGTGAGCGGCAGCACGGTGGGCGCCCTGTTCATCGCCCTGCCCACCGGCCTGGCCTCCCTGGGGGGCGCGGGCCGGGTGGTGGCGGTGCTCTTTTTTGCCCTGGCCTACATCGCCGCCATCACCTCGTCGGTGTCGCTGCTGGAGGTGCCGGCCAGTTCGCTGATGGACCGGGTGGGCTGGAGCCGCCGCCGGGCGGTTTGGCTGTGTGTGGTGCTGATCGCCGTGCTCGGTCTGCCCTCGGCCCTGGATGTGGGGGTGCTGGAGCGGATGGACGCCCTGTTTGGCGGCGTGCTGCTGGTGGCCGGTGGCCTGGCGATGGCCCTGCTGCTGGGCTGGCAGGCCCCTGGCCGCTACCGGGCCGATCTGCTCGAGGCGGGCAGCGATCCGCGCCAGGTGCGGGCCCTGCTCTGGGCCCTGCGCTGGATCTCGCCGCCGGTGATCGCTGTGGGGCTGGTGGTGTCGCTCGCCGACCTGCTGCGCAGCTGGGCGGGCTGA
- a CDS encoding 1-deoxy-D-xylulose-5-phosphate reductoisomerase — translation MKALSVLGSTGSIGTQTLELAEEFPDRFRVVALTAGNNLDLLISQIQRHAPEVVALADADKVATLRERLQALEPAARPARMPELLGGPDGLEAAAAWPSAHLVVTGIVGCAGLLPTLAAIRAGKDLALANKETLIAAGPVVLPELERSGSRLLPADSEHSAIFQCLQGTPYAETARLSTGTPTPGLRRIQLTASGGAFRDWDPADLHKATVADATSHPNWSMGRKITVDSASLMNKGLEVIEAHYLFGLDYDAIEIVIHPQSIIHSMVELADSSVLAQLGWPDMKLPILYCLSWPERLATPWRRLDLTEVGSLTFRAPDPARYPCMELAYAAGRAGGTMPAVMNAANEQAVALFLDEQVHFLDIPRLIDGVCERHKADLTASPSLSDVLAVDAWAREAVREAAARLQAKAPAALPA, via the coding sequence GTGAAAGCCCTCTCCGTGCTCGGCTCCACCGGTTCGATCGGCACGCAGACGCTGGAACTGGCCGAGGAGTTTCCCGATCGCTTCCGGGTGGTGGCCCTCACCGCCGGCAACAACCTGGATCTGCTGATCAGCCAGATCCAGCGGCACGCCCCCGAGGTGGTGGCCCTGGCCGATGCCGACAAGGTGGCGACGCTGCGCGAGCGCCTGCAGGCCCTGGAGCCCGCCGCCCGCCCAGCGCGGATGCCCGAGCTGCTCGGCGGTCCCGACGGCCTCGAGGCCGCCGCCGCCTGGCCCAGCGCCCACCTGGTGGTGACGGGCATCGTGGGCTGCGCCGGCCTGCTGCCCACCCTGGCGGCGATCAGAGCCGGCAAGGACCTGGCCCTGGCCAACAAGGAAACCCTGATCGCCGCCGGGCCGGTGGTGCTGCCGGAGCTGGAGAGGAGCGGCTCGCGCCTGCTGCCGGCCGATTCCGAGCACTCCGCCATCTTCCAGTGCCTGCAGGGCACCCCCTACGCCGAAACGGCCCGGCTCTCCACCGGCACGCCCACACCAGGCCTGCGCCGCATCCAGCTCACGGCCTCCGGCGGCGCCTTCCGCGACTGGGACCCCGCCGATCTGCACAAGGCCACCGTGGCCGATGCCACCAGCCACCCCAACTGGAGCATGGGCCGCAAGATCACGGTGGATTCGGCCTCGCTGATGAACAAGGGCCTGGAAGTGATCGAGGCCCATTACCTGTTCGGCCTCGATTACGACGCCATCGAGATCGTGATCCACCCCCAGTCGATCATCCACTCGATGGTGGAGCTGGCCGATTCCTCCGTGCTGGCCCAGCTGGGCTGGCCCGACATGAAGCTGCCGATCCTCTACTGCCTCAGCTGGCCCGAGCGCCTCGCCACCCCCTGGCGCCGGCTCGACCTCACCGAAGTCGGCTCGCTCACCTTCCGCGCCCCCGACCCGGCCCGCTACCCCTGCATGGAGCTGGCCTACGCCGCCGGCCGCGCCGGCGGCACGATGCCGGCGGTGATGAACGCCGCCAACGAGCAGGCCGTGGCCCTCTTCCTCGATGAGCAGGTGCATTTCCTGGACATTCCCAGGCTGATCGACGGGGTGTGCGAGCGCCACAAGGCCGACCTCACCGCGTCCCCCTCCCTCTCCGACGTGCTGGCCGTGGACGCCTGGGCCCGTGAAGCGGTGCGGGAGGCTGCAGCCCGGCTGCAGGCCAAGGCCCCTGCGGCGCTGCCGGCCTGA
- a CDS encoding alpha/beta fold hydrolase, whose amino-acid sequence MQPLHPSWPPPPFQQRWPWIGPDLQTIRDTVHPDRLPADQGQPWTVAVPGGGSLLLVEDPPAHGQPRGWVLLVHGLGGSSSRPGVRRLALALQGQGFGVWRLNLRGAGAGRGLATGTYAAACNTDLLPVLAAARLRAAGLPLLGAGLSLGGTVLLNALRERPDGLDALACVSSPLDLAACAAQIDAPRNRLYQRVLLRGLIRQTLADALAQPFAAPLRSVRSIRQFDTAVTAPRWGYPTVAQYYSQASPLPALLSGATLPPTLLLHALDDPWVPAAALLRLQAQSPPWLDVCLPRHGGHNGFHAAARGSQVTRASWADCCVVGWLRGASADGHAGSGI is encoded by the coding sequence GTGCAGCCCCTTCACCCCAGCTGGCCGCCGCCTCCCTTCCAGCAGCGCTGGCCCTGGATCGGCCCCGATCTGCAGACCATCCGCGACACGGTTCATCCGGACCGCTTGCCGGCTGATCAGGGCCAACCCTGGACGGTGGCCGTCCCCGGGGGCGGCAGCCTGCTGTTGGTGGAAGATCCGCCAGCCCATGGCCAGCCCCGGGGCTGGGTGCTGCTGGTGCATGGGCTGGGGGGGAGCAGCAGCCGGCCGGGGGTGCGGCGGCTGGCCCTGGCGCTGCAGGGGCAGGGCTTCGGGGTGTGGCGCCTCAACCTGCGCGGTGCCGGCGCGGGCCGTGGCCTGGCCACGGGCACCTATGCGGCGGCCTGCAACACCGACCTGCTGCCCGTGCTGGCGGCGGCGCGCCTGCGGGCTGCCGGATTGCCCCTGCTGGGGGCAGGTCTGTCCCTGGGCGGAACCGTGCTGCTCAACGCCCTGCGGGAGCGACCGGACGGGCTCGACGCCCTGGCCTGCGTCAGCAGTCCCCTCGATCTGGCCGCCTGCGCTGCCCAGATTGACGCCCCGCGCAACCGCCTCTACCAGCGGGTGCTGCTGCGGGGGCTGATCCGCCAGACGCTGGCCGATGCTCTGGCCCAGCCCTTCGCGGCGCCGTTGCGCTCTGTGCGCTCGATCCGCCAGTTCGACACGGCTGTGACCGCCCCGCGCTGGGGCTACCCAACGGTGGCGCAGTACTACAGCCAGGCCTCACCGTTGCCGGCGTTGCTCAGCGGCGCCACCCTGCCGCCCACCTTGCTGCTGCATGCCCTGGATGATCCCTGGGTGCCGGCCGCTGCCCTGCTGCGCCTGCAGGCGCAGTCACCGCCATGGCTGGACGTCTGTCTGCCCCGCCATGGCGGCCACAACGGTTTTCATGCCGCCGCACGAGGGTCTCAGGTCACCAGGGCCAGCTGGGCCGACTGCTGTGTCGTGGGTTGGCTGCGGGGTGCGTCTGCCGATGGTCATGCAGGCTCGGGCATCTGA
- the cysS gene encoding cysteine--tRNA ligase: protein MTLQLSNTLTRRVEAFRPIEPGRVSIYCCGVTVYDLCHLGHARSYINWDVLRRYLIWSGYTVIFVQNYTDIDDKILRRAAEEGSSMEAVSERNIGAFVADMARLNILPADRMPRATRSLDAIRLLIQELEAKGAAYSADGDVYFAVMKHAGYGKLSGRDLAEQQENASGRVATEEEARKQHPFDFALWKGAKPGEPSFESPWGPGRPGWHIECSAMVREELGDTIDIHLGGADLVFPHHENEIAQSEAASGRELAHYWLHNGMVNVGGEKMSKSLGNFTTIRALLESGVSPMTLRLFVLQAHYRKPLDFTAEALEAASTGWKGLNAALELAKRVTRAAVLDRQPLPADTPTPAQLASDPAGLPADLAAARARFVAAMDDDLNTAAALAVLFDLARPLRGLANRLERGDQAAAEEAQAPALLAQAALLQELAAVLGLRPEPLAAATRGEAGGPSQAEIEALIARRQAAKASRDFATADRIRTQLKEQGIELIDRPGGVTEWLRG, encoded by the coding sequence GTGACCCTGCAGCTCAGCAACACCCTCACCCGGCGCGTGGAGGCGTTCCGGCCGATCGAGCCCGGCCGGGTGAGCATCTACTGCTGCGGGGTCACGGTGTACGACCTCTGCCACCTGGGCCACGCCCGCAGCTACATCAACTGGGACGTGCTGCGCCGCTACCTGATCTGGAGCGGCTACACCGTCATATTTGTACAGAACTACACCGACATCGACGACAAGATCCTCAGACGCGCCGCGGAAGAGGGCAGCTCGATGGAGGCGGTGAGCGAGCGCAACATCGGGGCCTTCGTGGCCGACATGGCCCGGCTCAACATCCTGCCGGCCGACCGCATGCCCCGCGCCACCCGCTCCCTCGATGCAATCCGGCTGTTGATTCAGGAGCTGGAAGCCAAAGGCGCCGCCTACTCCGCCGACGGCGACGTGTATTTCGCCGTGATGAAACACGCCGGCTACGGCAAGCTGAGCGGCCGCGATCTGGCCGAGCAGCAGGAGAACGCCTCCGGACGGGTGGCGACCGAGGAGGAGGCGCGCAAGCAGCACCCCTTCGACTTCGCCCTGTGGAAGGGGGCCAAGCCCGGGGAGCCCAGTTTTGAATCCCCCTGGGGTCCGGGCCGGCCCGGCTGGCACATCGAGTGCTCGGCGATGGTGCGCGAGGAGCTGGGCGACACGATCGACATCCACCTGGGCGGCGCCGACCTGGTGTTTCCGCACCACGAGAACGAGATCGCCCAGTCGGAGGCGGCCAGCGGCCGGGAGCTGGCCCACTACTGGCTGCACAACGGCATGGTGAATGTGGGCGGCGAAAAGATGAGCAAGTCGCTCGGCAACTTCACCACCATCCGCGCCCTGCTCGAATCGGGCGTCTCACCGATGACCCTGCGGCTGTTCGTGTTGCAGGCTCACTACCGCAAACCGCTCGACTTCACCGCCGAGGCCCTGGAAGCGGCCTCCACAGGCTGGAAGGGCCTCAACGCCGCCCTGGAGCTGGCCAAGCGTGTCACCCGAGCGGCCGTGCTCGATCGCCAACCACTCCCTGCCGACACGCCAACCCCAGCCCAGCTGGCCAGCGATCCAGCCGGGCTCCCTGCCGACCTGGCCGCCGCCCGGGCGCGCTTTGTGGCGGCCATGGACGACGACCTCAACACCGCGGCGGCCCTGGCGGTGCTGTTCGATCTGGCCCGCCCCCTGCGGGGCCTGGCCAACCGGCTCGAACGCGGCGATCAGGCGGCAGCCGAGGAGGCCCAGGCACCCGCCCTGCTCGCCCAGGCAGCTCTGCTGCAGGAGCTGGCCGCAGTGCTGGGCCTCAGACCCGAGCCGCTGGCAGCCGCGACCCGGGGGGAGGCCGGCGGGCCCAGCCAGGCCGAGATCGAGGCCCTGATCGCCCGGCGCCAGGCCGCCAAGGCCAGCCGCGACTTCGCCACGGCCGACCGGATCCGCACCCAGCTCAAGGAGCAGGGCATCGAGCTGATCGACCGGCCCGGCGGCGTCACCGAATGGCTGCGGGGCTGA
- the polA gene encoding DNA polymerase I has translation MPSPPQGAAKPLLLLIDGHSLAFRSYYAFTKGGDGGLSTQEGVPTSVTYGFLKALLDNCKGLKPDGLVVAFDTAEPTFRHEADAAYKAHRDEAPEEFFADLANLQRILQEGLDIPLAMAPGYEADDVLGTLANRAATEGWRVRILSGDRDLFQLVDDARDIAVLYMGGGPYARNSGPTEMRREGVIAKLGVTPEEVVDLKALTGDSSDNIPGVRGVGPKTAINLLAAYEHVDGIYAALDQLEQAGPKAKDPKGVLKGALLQKLREGKENAYRSRMLAEILVGIPLPEEPRLALGTVNSASLAGSLEELELHSLAKQVGKFAQLFSATPPEPSEEASPMGGAAVTAAAEGPGAATSDATRGEATPEGAGPAAEPAAAPATPQLTPELITSTAALEALVARLQAATDPAAPVALDTETTALNPFRAELVGIGLAWGEGPAELAYIPIGHQPPPAEDLLSEPPPAPEQLPLAAVLSALAPWLASAQHPKTLQNAKYDRLILLRHGLALEGVVMDTLLADYLRDANAKHGLEELAERNVGFRPTSYGELVAKGATFAAVPIAAAAQYCGMDVHLTWRLTGLLRAQLAALGEKLPLLLEQLELPLEPVLAAMEATGIRIDTAYLGELSQELSATLERLEAEARAAAGVDFNLASPKQLGELLFDTLGLDRKKSRRTKTGWSTDATVLEKLEADHPVVALVLEHRTLSKLKSTYVDALPALVEPETGRVHTDFNQAVTATGRLSSSNPNLQNIPVRTEFSRRIRKAFLPQEGWRLISADYSQIELRILAHLSGEEALVEAYRTGDDVHALTARLLLEKESISPDERRLGKTINFGVVYGMGAQRFARETGVSQAEAKDFLSKYKQRYPRVFAFLELQERLALSQGFVETILGRRRPFAFDPGGLGRLLGKDPLEIDLEVARRAGMEGQQLRAAANAPIQGSSADIIKLAMVQLHHKLTADGLPARLLLQVHDELVLEAAPEAVEPVLALTRHTMEHAVELSVPLVVETGIGANWMDAK, from the coding sequence GTGCCGTCCCCGCCCCAGGGCGCCGCCAAACCGCTGCTGCTGCTGATCGACGGCCACTCGCTGGCCTTCCGCAGCTACTACGCCTTCACCAAGGGGGGCGATGGCGGCCTGAGCACCCAGGAGGGGGTGCCCACCTCGGTGACCTACGGCTTCCTCAAGGCCCTGCTCGACAACTGCAAGGGGCTCAAGCCCGATGGCCTGGTGGTGGCCTTCGACACGGCCGAGCCCACCTTCCGCCACGAGGCCGACGCGGCCTACAAGGCCCACCGCGACGAGGCGCCGGAGGAGTTCTTCGCCGACCTCGCCAACCTGCAGCGGATCCTGCAGGAGGGGCTCGACATCCCGCTGGCGATGGCGCCGGGCTACGAGGCCGACGACGTGCTCGGCACCCTGGCCAACCGCGCCGCCACGGAGGGCTGGCGGGTGCGCATCCTCTCGGGCGACCGCGACCTGTTCCAGCTGGTGGACGACGCGCGTGACATCGCCGTGCTCTACATGGGCGGTGGCCCCTACGCCAGGAACAGCGGCCCCACCGAGATGCGCCGCGAGGGGGTGATCGCCAAGCTGGGCGTCACGCCGGAGGAGGTCGTCGACCTCAAGGCGCTCACCGGCGACAGCTCCGACAACATCCCGGGCGTGCGCGGCGTGGGCCCGAAAACGGCCATCAACCTGCTGGCCGCCTACGAGCACGTGGACGGCATCTACGCCGCCCTCGACCAGCTGGAACAGGCCGGTCCGAAGGCGAAAGACCCCAAGGGCGTGCTTAAGGGCGCCCTGCTCCAGAAGCTGCGCGAGGGCAAGGAGAACGCCTACCGCTCGCGCATGCTGGCCGAGATCCTGGTGGGGATCCCGCTGCCCGAGGAGCCGCGGCTGGCGCTGGGCACGGTGAACAGCGCGTCCCTGGCGGGCAGCCTCGAGGAGCTGGAACTCCATTCCCTGGCGAAACAGGTGGGCAAATTCGCCCAGCTGTTCTCCGCCACACCGCCGGAGCCCAGCGAGGAGGCCAGCCCCATGGGCGGCGCGGCCGTCACAGCCGCCGCGGAAGGGCCTGGCGCTGCAACCAGCGATGCAACCCGGGGTGAGGCCACGCCGGAGGGGGCCGGCCCCGCCGCCGAGCCTGCGGCAGCACCCGCCACCCCCCAGCTCACCCCCGAGCTGATCACCAGCACCGCGGCCCTGGAGGCCCTGGTGGCCCGCCTGCAGGCGGCCACCGATCCGGCCGCGCCGGTCGCCCTCGACACCGAGACCACCGCCCTCAACCCCTTCCGCGCCGAGCTGGTGGGCATCGGCCTGGCCTGGGGCGAAGGCCCCGCCGAGCTGGCCTACATCCCGATCGGCCACCAGCCGCCGCCGGCGGAGGATCTGCTCAGCGAGCCACCGCCCGCGCCCGAGCAGCTGCCCCTGGCTGCGGTGCTCAGCGCCCTGGCCCCCTGGCTGGCCAGCGCCCAGCACCCCAAAACCCTGCAGAACGCCAAGTACGACCGGTTGATCCTGCTGCGCCACGGCCTGGCCCTGGAGGGCGTGGTGATGGACACGCTGCTGGCCGACTACCTGCGCGATGCCAACGCCAAGCACGGCCTCGAGGAGCTGGCTGAGCGCAACGTCGGCTTCCGGCCCACCAGCTACGGCGAGCTGGTGGCCAAGGGGGCCACGTTCGCCGCGGTGCCGATCGCGGCCGCCGCCCAGTACTGCGGCATGGATGTGCACCTCACCTGGCGGCTGACGGGGCTGCTGCGCGCCCAGCTGGCTGCACTCGGCGAGAAGCTGCCGCTGCTGCTGGAGCAGCTGGAGCTGCCGCTGGAGCCGGTGCTGGCGGCGATGGAGGCCACGGGGATCCGCATCGACACGGCCTACCTGGGCGAGCTGAGCCAGGAGCTGAGCGCCACCCTGGAGCGCCTGGAGGCCGAGGCCAGGGCCGCCGCCGGCGTCGACTTCAACCTCGCCTCCCCCAAGCAGCTGGGCGAGCTGCTGTTCGACACGCTCGGGCTGGATCGCAAGAAATCCCGCCGCACCAAGACGGGCTGGAGCACCGATGCCACCGTGCTGGAGAAGCTCGAGGCCGACCACCCCGTGGTGGCGCTGGTGCTCGAGCACCGCACCCTCAGCAAGCTCAAGAGCACCTACGTGGATGCCCTGCCGGCGCTGGTGGAGCCGGAAACCGGCCGGGTGCACACCGACTTCAACCAGGCGGTCACCGCCACCGGCCGCCTGAGCAGCAGCAACCCCAACCTGCAGAACATCCCGGTGCGCACCGAGTTTTCGCGGCGCATCCGCAAGGCCTTCCTGCCCCAGGAGGGCTGGCGGCTGATCAGCGCCGACTACTCCCAGATCGAGCTGCGCATCCTGGCCCACCTCTCCGGCGAGGAGGCGCTGGTGGAGGCCTACCGCACGGGCGATGACGTGCACGCCCTCACCGCCCGGCTGCTGCTGGAGAAGGAGAGCATCTCGCCCGATGAACGCCGCCTGGGCAAGACCATCAACTTCGGCGTGGTGTACGGCATGGGCGCCCAGCGCTTCGCCCGCGAAACCGGGGTGAGCCAGGCCGAGGCCAAGGACTTCCTGAGCAAATACAAACAGCGCTACCCCAGGGTGTTCGCCTTTCTGGAGCTGCAGGAGCGGCTGGCGTTGAGCCAGGGCTTCGTGGAGACGATCCTGGGCCGCCGCCGCCCCTTCGCCTTCGACCCGGGTGGCCTGGGCCGGCTGCTGGGCAAGGACCCCCTGGAGATCGACCTGGAGGTGGCCCGCCGCGCCGGCATGGAGGGCCAGCAGCTGCGGGCGGCCGCCAACGCCCCGATCCAGGGCTCCAGCGCCGACATCATCAAGCTGGCCATGGTGCAGCTGCATCACAAACTCACGGCCGACGGCCTGCCAGCCCGGCTGCTGCTGCAGGTGCACGATGAACTGGTGCTGGAAGCCGCCCCCGAGGCCGTCGAGCCGGTGCTGGCCCTCACCCGCCACACCATGGAGCACGCCGTGGAGCTCAGCGTGCCCCTGGTGGTGGAGACCGGCATCGGCGCCAACTGGATGGACGCGAAGTAG
- a CDS encoding YdcF family protein, with protein sequence MFLLSKLLPLLVLPLGLALLLLLYGVLRSRRWTARAALVILWLFATPLTGELLWRSLEWPHRRQTAAAMLAAERGERLAAVVVLGGGRHPAPGPARVSEWGDADRFFAGIEAYQQLRQQGHRPLLFFTGGWWPTMPELPPEGDVLRRQALAFGLPAADLRSTARVRNTAEEAREIAAQLPAGSAVVLVTSAFHMARAQRLFEGRGLRVLPFPVDFQATGGWAGSPLRDPLRYLPSSGGLDSSSRALREWIGRLVYGIR encoded by the coding sequence ATGTTCCTGCTGAGCAAGCTTCTGCCGCTGCTGGTGCTGCCCCTGGGCCTGGCGCTGCTGCTGCTGCTGTATGGCGTCCTCCGCTCCAGGCGCTGGACCGCCCGGGCTGCCCTGGTGATCCTCTGGCTGTTCGCCACCCCCCTCACGGGCGAGTTGCTCTGGCGCAGCCTGGAGTGGCCGCACCGGCGGCAGACGGCGGCGGCGATGCTGGCGGCAGAGCGGGGCGAGCGGTTGGCGGCGGTGGTGGTGCTGGGGGGCGGGCGCCATCCGGCGCCGGGCCCGGCCCGGGTGAGTGAGTGGGGAGATGCCGACCGCTTCTTCGCCGGCATCGAGGCCTATCAGCAGCTCCGCCAGCAGGGCCACAGGCCGCTGCTGTTCTTCACCGGCGGCTGGTGGCCCACCATGCCCGAGCTGCCGCCCGAGGGGGATGTGCTGCGCCGCCAGGCGTTGGCCTTCGGCCTGCCGGCAGCCGATCTGCGCAGCACGGCCCGGGTGCGCAACACGGCCGAGGAGGCGCGGGAGATCGCCGCCCAGCTGCCCGCCGGCAGCGCCGTGGTGCTGGTGACCTCGGCCTTCCACATGGCCCGCGCCCAGCGGCTGTTCGAAGGCCGGGGCCTGCGGGTGCTGCCGTTCCCGGTGGACTTCCAGGCCACGGGCGGCTGGGCGGGCTCGCCCCTGCGGGATCCGCTGCGCTACCTGCCGTCCTCCGGGGGGCTCGACAGCAGCAGCCGGGCCCTGCGCGAGTGGATCGGCCGGCTGGTCTACGGCATCCGCTGA
- a CDS encoding DUF368 domain-containing protein, giving the protein MADAPPPSPAPGWPYVLGCGLAMGAADVVPGVSGGSMAFIMGIYGRLLEAVAGFDPQWLRLLAQRRWGEAAARVHLGFLLPLLAGILGSVLLLVRPITWLYAQHPVWLFAFFFGLIVGSIALIARQAHWGASGLVAMAVGAATALVFVTRVPVTMPHDPFTIFWSGAVAIMAMILPGISGSFLLLVLGQYQHVMEAVKALDLGTLVPFALGCAVGLAAFVRLLRWLLERWHGQTVALLVGVMAGSLWKIWPFRTVLESTTNARGKLVVLRDALVAPPDGAALLAALLLAAIGVALVMGLEQLQQRRGMAEMGG; this is encoded by the coding sequence ATGGCTGACGCCCCTCCCCCCTCCCCCGCGCCGGGCTGGCCCTACGTGCTCGGCTGCGGCCTGGCGATGGGTGCCGCCGACGTGGTGCCGGGGGTGAGCGGTGGTTCGATGGCCTTCATCATGGGCATCTACGGCCGGTTGCTGGAGGCGGTGGCGGGCTTCGATCCCCAGTGGCTGCGCCTGCTCGCCCAGCGGCGCTGGGGTGAGGCCGCGGCCCGGGTGCACCTGGGGTTTCTGCTGCCGCTGCTGGCCGGGATTCTCGGTTCAGTGCTGCTGCTGGTGCGGCCGATCACCTGGCTGTATGCCCAGCACCCGGTGTGGCTGTTCGCCTTTTTCTTCGGGCTGATCGTGGGTTCGATCGCGCTGATCGCCCGCCAGGCCCACTGGGGGGCGAGCGGTCTGGTGGCAATGGCGGTAGGCGCCGCGACCGCCCTGGTGTTCGTCACCCGGGTGCCGGTGACGATGCCCCACGACCCCTTCACCATCTTCTGGAGCGGGGCCGTGGCGATCATGGCGATGATCCTGCCCGGGATCTCCGGCTCCTTTCTGCTGCTGGTGCTGGGCCAGTACCAGCACGTGATGGAAGCGGTGAAGGCGCTGGATCTCGGCACCCTGGTGCCGTTCGCCCTCGGCTGCGCCGTCGGCCTGGCGGCCTTCGTGCGGTTGCTGCGCTGGCTGCTGGAGCGCTGGCACGGCCAGACCGTGGCCCTGCTGGTGGGGGTGATGGCCGGCTCGCTCTGGAAGATCTGGCCGTTCCGCACCGTGTTGGAGAGCACCACCAACGCCAGGGGCAAGCTGGTGGTGCTGCGCGATGCCCTGGTGGCGCCGCCCGATGGCGCCGCCCTGCTGGCGGCGCTGCTGCTGGCGGCGATCGGCGTGGCCCTGGTCATGGGTCTGGAGCAGCTGCAGCAGCGGCGCGGCATGGCCGAGATGGGTGGCTGA